The Leptospira selangorensis genome segment CGATTCCCATATTAAAGGTGGAATACAATTCCTTTTCGGTTAAAGAAGGAAAATCTTTCTGCACTCGGGCAAAGAAAGGATTTTCAGGAAGATTCTCTCGTTTGATCTCAATAGCTAAAGAATCAGAAAGCACTCTAGGAATGTTTTCGTAAAAACCTCCTCCAGTGATATGTACCATTCCTTTTACTTCAACTTTTTTGGTAAGGTTCAGTATACTCTGAACATAGATCCTCGTAGGACGAAGTGCGAATTCTTTTAAGAAATCGACTAACCCTGGATCTGCGGGGAGTTTTCTTCCACCTTCCAAATACAATTTGCGGATAAGAGAAAATCCATTGCTATGAGGACCGGAAGATTCTAAACCTAAAACGATATCCCCAGGTTTGATCTTGGATCCATCTATTAAGTCTTCCTTCTCCACTGCACCTACAACGAACCCGCCTAGATCGTATTCGTCCGGATCCATTGTGCCCGGATGTTCTGCGGTTTCTCCGCCGAGAAGTGCAGCTCCGGAAAGTTTACATCCTTTTACGATACCTGCAACGATCCTTTCCATTCTTTCCGGGATCAATTTACCGCAGGCTATATAATCTAAGAAAAATAAAGGTTCTCCACCGGAGACAAGAATATCATTCACACACATAGCGACCAGGTCTATGCCGATCGTATCATGAATATTGAATAAACGAGCGAGCTCTACCTTGGTACCTACACCGTCGGTCCCGCTAAGTAATATCGGATTTTTATAATTTTTGAGGAAGGAAACGTCGAAGGCGCCTGAAAATCCTCCAAGCCCGCCGAGAACTCTTGGGCCATGGGTAGATTCTACGTTTTGTTTGATCTTTTTGACGAATTCTTGGCCGGCTTCTGTATCGACTCCGGCGGATTTATAACTGATTTCTTCTTGCATGGACCCGCTCCAGAACAGAATTCCCGGCTCGGGTCTAATGCCCAGAAAAAAAGCTATTTCATTTGATCGATTTGTTCCATTGCGGAGAGCTCTCCCGCAGCTGCAGGGCGAACTTTTAGAGCCTTGATCCCAGGTCCCAAGTCTACTGCTTCTCCTGCTTTTACCAAAACTCGTGCCTCATCGTCTTTTCTTGTGATTTGAACACTACCTTCTCTCACTGCGAATGTTCCTGTTTCATTAGCAGGATTTACCTGTCCCCAAAATTGGGTCCCTCTAACGGCAGCTACTACGGTAGGAGTATCGATTGAGATGGATTCGTTCTTTTTCAGTTTGGCGACTTTTACCAAAATATTGCCTGAGTTGATCTTAATATAATTTTGATCCGCTCTCAATGCAGCGATAGAAGCCTCGGAACCACCTAAGAGTCGAACTGTCCCTAAAGTAGTGGTTAGATCAAGAGTAGCATCTTTGTCTGTTTTTACGATTTCTGATTCCACAACACGATCACTCGCCTTCAGGACAGAGCCCGCTTTTTCAGCAGTCGCTTTTCCTACGATAAAGGAGACGATTGCATCCGTAGTTTCTTCTTCTTTAGGTTTGCAGAAGAAGAATAGGCTCGGAACTAATAGGATCACAACTAGCTTTGATATGGATATAGAGTTCATACGGATTCATAAAGCTAATACAAAGCGCCTAGACCGGGAACCAAAAAAATACTCTTTAGGAAAAAAATTTCCACCTGTTATGGGGATACTTTTTGTAATAACTGGGAGGCCAGACCTTCCGTTTCTTTTAGATTATTAGGGGAAGAAAAGAACAGATTATAATTAGGACGCCCTTGTTTTCCATCCAAATGAAGAGATCTGACTAAATGGCGGACGGTCCCCTGGTTCCCATCATGCAGAATTGCCTCCGGATAGAGGTCTTTTATTTCGTTTTTCAAGAATACGTAATGTGTGCATCCCAATACAAGAGCACGAATTCTTTGTTCTTGAGGAATTTTTAATATGTTTTTAAGAAGAAGTTTGGCTTCTCCCCATTTTCCATGATCCACTAGTGTCGCAAGACCGTCACAATTTAAGTGAACTACTCTTTCGGACGCGCCCAATTCGGATTTCAGGGCATGCAGTTTCTCTTCCCTATGAGTAACTGAAGTGGCGAGTAACGCAATTTTTTCTCCAGGGTGGGCCAGAAGTGCAGGTTTGATTGCAGGTTCCATACCGAATACAGGTACGGACAATTCTTCTCTTAATTTAAAAGCGGAAGCAGAGGTTGCAGTATTACAAGCAAGAAGGATCGCATCTACTTCTTCTTTTAAGAAAAAATTACATACATTGCGAGTGAGTTCCAAAACTTCCGAGGTTTGTTTCTCCCCATAAGGAGCATGAGCAAGATCTCCATAATAGAGAAAATTCACGGAATAGGGAAGATCCAAGAGTTCCTTAAGAACGGAAAGTCCTCCCATTCCGGAATCCATTACTCCGATCTTAGGAACTCTTTCTTTATTGTTTCCCATATCCTAAGCGGAAGCTGTATAGTCCTCTATACTCTTTCTCAAAGTATTATAGATCCAACGGAATTTTTCCTCATCTTCTTCTAGAAGTGTTACCCTAAATCCGTCTCTATCAGTACAGAAAGAAGAAAGTGGAACCACACATATTCCAGTAGAAGCCAAAAGATAATACACAAACCTACGATCCGGAGCACAATTCCCGAGAAGAGGTCTGATAAATTCTTCTGCCTTTGGATTAGAGATAGGAAGAGTCATCTTATCCCCTAAAATTCCCTTATCAAATGCAACAGTAAGATAAAATGCACCCTTAGGTTCTACTACAGTAACACCTTTTAATCCTTTAAAAGACTCGGTGGCAAGTTTGGCCTTCTTCTTGAACTTCTCATTTCTTTCTTTTAAATGGGGAAGAAACTGAGGATGGGAATATACTTCCGGGATTGCCATCTGAGGAAGAGTGGTAGAACACACCTCCAACATTTTAGCATCCAAAAGAGTTTTTACATAACGAGCAAAAACCGGATCCTTATCCTTGTTGAATATCTCCAACCAACCACATCTTCCACCTGGCCAAGGAAATTCCTTCGAAACGGAACGAAGAGCCATTCCAGGCACCTTGTTCCCGATCACTTCAGAAAGATGGATTGTTCCTGTTTCGGAATAATTCACATGAGCATATGTTTCGTCGCAGATAAGCATTACATCGTATTTTTCTGCGATCTTTACGATCTCACGCATTACATTTTTATCATATACTGCACCGGTAGGATTATCCGGATTGATTAGAAGAATTCCAGCAATCGAGTCGTTATATTTGACCTTATTCTCAATATCTTCCAGATCAGGCATCCAACCCTGCTCCGGATTTAAATTATAGGTCATATGCTCGTAACCGGAGTGAGCAGCTTCCGCAGAAGATAGTGTAGAATATGCAGGGCTTGGTCCTATGACCCGAGCCTCTCTTCTTAAAAATCCGAAAATTT includes the following:
- a CDS encoding pyridoxal phosphate-dependent aminotransferase; translation: MRRNIVHSGADALIYEIRQIVGVAKKLEALGVPITYENIGDPIQKGEKVAPWMKKIVSDLILEDKSWAYTATQGFEKTRNFLADKVNERGGAQITADDILFFNGLGDAVAKIFGFLRREARVIGPSPAYSTLSSAEAAHSGYEHMTYNLNPEQGWMPDLEDIENKVKYNDSIAGILLINPDNPTGAVYDKNVMREIVKIAEKYDVMLICDETYAHVNYSETGTIHLSEVIGNKVPGMALRSVSKEFPWPGGRCGWLEIFNKDKDPVFARYVKTLLDAKMLEVCSTTLPQMAIPEVYSHPQFLPHLKERNEKFKKKAKLATESFKGLKGVTVVEPKGAFYLTVAFDKGILGDKMTLPISNPKAEEFIRPLLGNCAPDRRFVYYLLASTGICVVPLSSFCTDRDGFRVTLLEEDEEKFRWIYNTLRKSIEDYTASA
- the lsa19 gene encoding adhesin Lsa19, producing the protein MNSISISKLVVILLVPSLFFFCKPKEEETTDAIVSFIVGKATAEKAGSVLKASDRVVESEIVKTDKDATLDLTTTLGTVRLLGGSEASIAALRADQNYIKINSGNILVKVAKLKKNESISIDTPTVVAAVRGTQFWGQVNPANETGTFAVREGSVQITRKDDEARVLVKAGEAVDLGPGIKALKVRPAAAGELSAMEQIDQMK
- the purM gene encoding phosphoribosylformylglycinamidine cyclo-ligase; the encoded protein is MQEEISYKSAGVDTEAGQEFVKKIKQNVESTHGPRVLGGLGGFSGAFDVSFLKNYKNPILLSGTDGVGTKVELARLFNIHDTIGIDLVAMCVNDILVSGGEPLFFLDYIACGKLIPERMERIVAGIVKGCKLSGAALLGGETAEHPGTMDPDEYDLGGFVVGAVEKEDLIDGSKIKPGDIVLGLESSGPHSNGFSLIRKLYLEGGRKLPADPGLVDFLKEFALRPTRIYVQSILNLTKKVEVKGMVHITGGGFYENIPRVLSDSLAIEIKRENLPENPFFARVQKDFPSLTEKELYSTFNMGIGYIVIVSPESVADATAALEEKGELVHKIGVITSKNKESVLFV
- the murI gene encoding glutamate racemase, with the translated sequence MGNNKERVPKIGVMDSGMGGLSVLKELLDLPYSVNFLYYGDLAHAPYGEKQTSEVLELTRNVCNFFLKEEVDAILLACNTATSASAFKLREELSVPVFGMEPAIKPALLAHPGEKIALLATSVTHREEKLHALKSELGASERVVHLNCDGLATLVDHGKWGEAKLLLKNILKIPQEQRIRALVLGCTHYVFLKNEIKDLYPEAILHDGNQGTVRHLVRSLHLDGKQGRPNYNLFFSSPNNLKETEGLASQLLQKVSP